Proteins found in one Synechococcales cyanobacterium T60_A2020_003 genomic segment:
- a CDS encoding nucleoside deaminase, whose product MDAHDFMREAIAQSAYSVHSGQGGPFGAVIVQNGQIVARGHNQVTPTNDPTAHAEVVAIREACKTLNTFQLDGCELYTSCEPCPMCLGAIYWARLDRIVYANTQQDAADIGFDDQFIYDEINRPVAERKLPMTQMLREEALQVFQDWVNKVDRVNY is encoded by the coding sequence ATGGATGCACACGACTTTATGCGAGAGGCGATCGCCCAATCGGCGTACAGCGTTCACTCCGGGCAGGGAGGCCCGTTTGGAGCGGTAATCGTTCAGAACGGGCAGATCGTCGCACGGGGGCACAATCAGGTGACCCCCACGAACGATCCCACTGCCCATGCTGAAGTCGTTGCCATTCGGGAAGCCTGTAAGACGCTCAATACCTTTCAGTTAGATGGCTGTGAGCTATACACAAGCTGTGAACCGTGCCCGATGTGCTTGGGTGCCATCTACTGGGCACGTCTCGATCGCATTGTCTATGCCAACACGCAGCAAGATGCCGCCGATATTGGGTTTGACGACCAGTTCATCTATGACGAGATCAATCGCCCCGTTGCAGAGCGAAAATTGCCCATGACCCAAATGCTGCGTGAGGAAGCACTACAGGTGTTTCAGGATTGGGTGAACAAGGTCGATCGGGTGAATTACTAA
- a CDS encoding leucine--tRNA ligase encodes MESRYSPAEIEGKWQQIWANQRLDRADEDADKPKFYALSMFPYPSGNLHMGHVRNYTITDVIARVRRMQGYRVLHPMGWDAFGLPAENAAIDRGVHPAKWTYQNIDQMRSQLQQLGLSYDWDREVATCSPDYYRWTQWIFLEFFKAGLAYQKESAVNWDPIDQTVLANEQVDSEGKSWRSGAKVERRMLRQWFLKITDYAEQLLNDLSLLDGWPERVKLMQENWIGKSTGAHVTFHTETGDEITVFTTRPDTLWGATFMVLSPEHPLVPKLTTPEQAATVDAYQKAASEKSEIDRTAEDREKTGVWTGSYAINPVNDEKIPIWIADYVLMGYGTGAIMAVPAHDQRDFEFAKQFNLPIKVVVQPEGETLDAETMTVAYPNDGVMVHSGPLDGVAAGKGEGQSVEAAIAWLEKQGKGQRTINYRLRDWLISRQRYWGVPIPVIHCPSCGAVAVPDDQLPVELPQEVEFSGRGPSPLAKLETWVNVPCPSCGEPAKRETDTMDTFIDSSWYFLRFTDARNESQAFDSACANDWMAVDQYVGGIEHAILHLLYSRFFTKFLRDRGLLNVDEPFKRLLTQGMVQAAAYKNPTTGKYIAPADVPDLANPTDPTTGEALEVVFEKMSKSKYNGVDPASVLGRYGADTARMFILFKAPPEKDLEWDDADVEGQFRFLNRIWRLCREFDPATVTAPSGTLSKAEKDLRRAVHTAIKEITDDLEGDYQFNTAVSELMKLSNALADAACKTSPVYQEGIETLLKLLAPFAPHIAEELWHDLGHTDSVHQQNFPKADPAALVVDEITLVIQIMGKTRGNIQVPAQASKDELEQFARDSDIAQKYIAGKEVKKVIVVPGKLVNFVVA; translated from the coding sequence GTGGAGTCTCGGTACAGCCCAGCAGAAATTGAAGGAAAATGGCAGCAGATATGGGCGAATCAACGCCTAGATCGGGCTGACGAGGATGCCGATAAGCCTAAGTTTTATGCCCTATCTATGTTTCCCTATCCATCGGGAAATTTGCACATGGGGCACGTCCGCAACTACACAATTACGGATGTGATCGCCCGTGTCCGCCGGATGCAGGGGTATCGCGTCTTGCACCCCATGGGCTGGGATGCCTTTGGTCTACCTGCGGAGAATGCCGCCATTGATCGGGGGGTTCATCCCGCGAAATGGACGTATCAGAATATTGACCAGATGCGATCGCAGCTTCAGCAACTGGGCTTGTCCTACGACTGGGATCGGGAAGTCGCCACCTGTTCACCGGACTATTACCGCTGGACGCAGTGGATTTTCCTGGAATTTTTCAAAGCGGGATTGGCGTACCAGAAAGAATCTGCCGTGAACTGGGATCCTATCGATCAAACTGTGCTGGCCAACGAGCAGGTCGATAGCGAAGGCAAATCCTGGCGATCGGGGGCAAAGGTTGAACGGCGAATGCTGCGCCAGTGGTTTTTGAAAATTACCGACTACGCCGAACAACTCCTGAATGATTTGTCCTTGCTCGACGGGTGGCCGGAACGGGTGAAGCTGATGCAGGAAAACTGGATCGGCAAATCTACAGGTGCTCACGTCACGTTTCACACGGAAACCGGAGACGAAATCACGGTGTTCACCACCCGACCCGATACCCTCTGGGGCGCAACCTTCATGGTGCTATCGCCAGAGCATCCCTTAGTGCCTAAACTCACGACACCGGAGCAAGCCGCCACGGTAGATGCCTATCAAAAGGCCGCATCGGAAAAGAGCGAGATTGACCGCACCGCCGAAGATCGAGAAAAAACCGGGGTCTGGACAGGCAGTTACGCGATTAATCCCGTCAATGACGAAAAGATTCCCATCTGGATTGCCGATTATGTGCTGATGGGCTACGGCACAGGCGCAATTATGGCGGTTCCGGCTCATGACCAGCGGGACTTTGAATTTGCCAAGCAATTCAACTTGCCGATCAAAGTTGTAGTGCAGCCCGAAGGCGAAACCTTGGACGCAGAAACGATGACCGTTGCCTATCCCAATGATGGGGTGATGGTTCACTCTGGCCCCTTGGATGGTGTTGCGGCGGGTAAAGGGGAAGGGCAAAGCGTCGAAGCAGCGATCGCCTGGTTAGAAAAACAGGGTAAAGGACAGCGCACCATCAATTACCGTCTGCGGGATTGGCTGATTTCACGGCAGCGCTATTGGGGGGTGCCTATTCCGGTTATTCACTGTCCGAGTTGTGGAGCCGTTGCTGTACCGGACGATCAGCTTCCCGTAGAATTGCCCCAAGAGGTTGAATTTTCCGGACGTGGCCCTTCTCCCCTAGCGAAATTGGAAACGTGGGTCAATGTTCCTTGTCCCTCCTGCGGTGAACCCGCCAAGCGTGAAACCGACACGATGGATACCTTTATCGATTCGTCATGGTATTTCCTACGGTTTACCGATGCCCGCAATGAGTCTCAAGCTTTCGATTCGGCCTGCGCGAACGATTGGATGGCAGTGGATCAGTACGTGGGCGGGATTGAACACGCGATTTTGCACTTGCTCTACTCGCGCTTCTTTACCAAGTTTTTGCGCGATCGCGGCTTGCTCAATGTAGACGAACCGTTCAAGCGGTTGCTAACTCAGGGCATGGTACAAGCCGCAGCCTACAAAAATCCGACCACCGGGAAGTATATCGCACCAGCCGATGTGCCGGATTTGGCGAACCCTACGGATCCAACAACGGGTGAAGCTTTGGAAGTTGTCTTCGAGAAGATGTCGAAGTCGAAGTACAACGGTGTTGATCCGGCCAGCGTCTTGGGTCGCTACGGTGCGGATACGGCACGCATGTTCATCTTGTTCAAAGCTCCCCCGGAAAAGGATTTGGAATGGGATGACGCGGACGTAGAGGGACAGTTTCGCTTTTTGAATCGGATTTGGCGCTTGTGTCGTGAGTTTGATCCAGCAACCGTTACGGCTCCATCAGGGACGTTGAGCAAGGCGGAGAAGGATCTGCGGCGTGCCGTCCATACTGCGATTAAAGAAATTACCGATGACCTTGAAGGTGATTATCAGTTCAATACCGCCGTTTCAGAACTGATGAAGCTCAGCAATGCCTTGGCAGACGCCGCCTGCAAAACCTCTCCGGTGTATCAGGAAGGGATTGAAACCCTGTTAAAGCTGTTGGCTCCCTTTGCGCCCCACATCGCAGAAGAGTTGTGGCATGATCTGGGTCATACTGATTCTGTCCATCAGCAGAACTTCCCGAAGGCTGACCCAGCGGCTCTCGTCGTTGATGAGATTACGCTGGTCATTCAAATCATGGGCAAAACTCGCGGTAATATCCAGGTTCCAGCCCAGGCCAGCAAAGACGAACTGGAGCAATTTGCGCGTGACTCGGACATTGCCCAGAAATACATTGCAGGGAAAGAAGTGAAAAAAGTGATTGTCGTGCCCGGAAAACTGGTAAATTTTGTGGTGGCCTAA
- a CDS encoding DUF4880 domain-containing protein, translated as MNHYFDARDNSKPISPLPEALEDQVQRADVSTALCGTPDCLDNLKRDRFEMISAYLDGEGSSEERRQVECWLKNDATVQQLYSRLLRLREGIQTLPVPVSSTASIEQTIDQVFARLDAEQPKATVPFAQAELLSAYLDGEVTPAERQQVERWLANDPALQRVYAQMQQMHHAVQTLPMPEGEMTSADVMADRVFARVQRRRTKRVLVWGGAAAAAAIAGVATALFGGFNAPTPQLATNSTEQPTSEVAVSDDALMIALDRPIIEIPKVSPSQPPMTTPTPAQSIQ; from the coding sequence ATGAATCACTATTTTGATGCTCGTGACAACTCTAAACCGATTTCTCCTCTCCCTGAGGCGTTGGAGGATCAGGTTCAGCGCGCGGACGTAAGTACTGCTTTATGCGGTACTCCAGATTGTCTGGATAACCTCAAGCGCGATCGCTTTGAAATGATTAGTGCGTACTTGGATGGCGAAGGCTCGTCGGAGGAGCGTCGCCAAGTGGAGTGCTGGCTAAAGAACGACGCTACGGTGCAGCAATTGTACTCCCGGTTGTTACGACTCCGCGAGGGAATTCAAACGCTACCCGTTCCAGTATCCAGTACTGCAAGCATTGAGCAGACGATTGATCAAGTCTTTGCCCGGTTGGATGCTGAACAGCCCAAAGCAACCGTTCCCTTTGCCCAGGCCGAGCTTTTGAGTGCCTATCTAGACGGTGAAGTAACCCCTGCCGAACGGCAGCAGGTGGAGCGTTGGTTAGCAAACGATCCGGCTCTCCAGCGTGTGTATGCCCAGATGCAGCAGATGCACCATGCTGTTCAAACCCTGCCGATGCCGGAGGGTGAAATGACGTCGGCGGATGTGATGGCGGATCGGGTTTTTGCGCGGGTGCAGCGTCGCCGTACAAAGCGAGTCTTGGTCTGGGGGGGTGCAGCGGCAGCGGCGGCGATCGCTGGCGTGGCGACGGCTCTGTTCGGAGGGTTCAATGCTCCCACTCCGCAGCTTGCCACTAATTCCACGGAGCAGCCCACCTCTGAGGTTGCGGTGAGTGATGATGCGTTGATGATTGCGCTCGATCGCCCCATCATTGAAATTCCCAAGGTGTCCCCTTCTCAGCCTCCCATGACGACCCCTACTCCAGCGCAGAGTATTCAGTAA
- a CDS encoding gamma-glutamylcyclotransferase: MEKSHYAVFVYGTLQPGEKYHDPYCGGFVVDAYPAIAYGELYDLPVGYPAMTVGDRPIQGCCLIFDNPEILVRLDELEGYVPGRSPHENEYQRELTEIFNLDLSRTGTAWIYRMVAERAIARGGKIYPTSPWTGRV, from the coding sequence ATGGAAAAATCTCACTACGCTGTGTTTGTTTACGGTACGCTTCAGCCCGGAGAAAAGTATCACGATCCCTACTGTGGGGGATTTGTGGTGGATGCTTATCCAGCGATCGCCTATGGGGAACTGTACGATCTACCCGTGGGCTATCCCGCCATGACCGTGGGCGATCGCCCGATCCAGGGATGCTGCCTAATCTTTGACAACCCAGAGATCTTAGTTCGGTTAGATGAACTAGAAGGCTATGTGCCAGGGCGATCGCCCCACGAAAATGAATACCAGCGCGAACTCACGGAGATTTTTAACCTCGACCTGAGTCGCACTGGTACTGCCTGGATCTATCGGATGGTTGCAGAAAGAGCGATCGCCCGAGGAGGAAAAATTTATCCAACCTCCCCTTGGACGGGTCGCGTCTGA